A part of Clarias gariepinus isolate MV-2021 ecotype Netherlands chromosome 14, CGAR_prim_01v2, whole genome shotgun sequence genomic DNA contains:
- the LOC128541291 gene encoding ketimine reductase mu-crystallin-like — MEKKMPEQPVFLSNEDVTRLLTYEDLVPRLELVMGGFSRRSGDVVQPVRSELLIHNHSGCFGLMPAYIAYEDTLCTKLLVTYRRPENLNLPSIEATVLLLNPVYGNVTAVMNGKDITNKRTAAVSAISAKLLMPAQSDVLCILGCGQQAVGHYEVFTKLFSFKEVRVCSRRLETAERFAASIQGPVKVFSSAKDAVHGADLIITVTSSSEPVLFKEWVKPGAHIAAVGACRADARELDDALMRDAVIYVDSREGAALESGDIILTGAEVFAELGEVLNGTRPALRDKTTVFKSLGMGIQDAVAAKLVFDKWKSSQ, encoded by the exons ATGGAGAAGAAAATGCCCGAACAGCCAGTTTTTCTGAGTAACGAAGACGTTACACGTCTTCTTACTTACGAAGACTTGGTCCCGCGACTGGAGCTGGTTATGGGAGGGTTTTCCCGGCGTTCAGGTGATGTGGTGCAGCCCGTGAGATCTGAGCTCCTGATACACAATCACAGCGG GTGTTTTGGGCTGATGCCTGCATATATTGCATATGAGGACACTTTGTGCACGAAGTTGTTGGTTACCTACAGACGGCCAGAGAACTTGAACTTACCATCAATAGAAGCCACTGTGTTACTTTTAAACCCCGTGTATGGCAATGTCACAGCG GTTATGAATGGAAAAGATATTACTAATAAAAGGACAGCGGCTGTGTCAGCCATTTCTGCTAAA CTGTTGATGCCAGCTCAGTCAGACGTCTTGTGCATCCTTGGCTGCGGACAACAGGCTGTCGGCCATTATGAAGTTTTCACAaagcttttttcctttaaagag gtGCGTGTGTGCAGTCGGAGATTAGAGACTGCCGAGCGGTTTGCTGCAAGTATTCAGGGTCCTGTTAAAGTATTTTCATCTGCCAAAGATGCAGTGCATGGAGCAGACCTCATCATTACAGTCACTAGTTCTAGTGAACCAGTGCTGTTTAAGGAGTGGGTTAAACCCGGTGCTCATATAGCAG CGGTAGGTGCTTGTCGGGCAGACGCTAGAGAACTCGATGATGCACTGATGAGAGACGCTGTGATTTACGTGGACAGCAGAGAGGGAGCAGCACTGGAGTCTGGAGACATCATTCTGACTGGG GCAGAAGTATTTGCTGAACTTGGAGAAGTTTTAAATGGAACTCGACCGGCCTTGCGCGACAAGACGACAGTGTTTAAGTCACTGG GAATGGGGATACAAGATGCGGTCGCTGCTAAGCTTGTGTTTGACAAGTGGAAGAGCAGCCAGTAA